In one bacterium genomic region, the following are encoded:
- a CDS encoding PEP-CTERM sorting domain-containing protein, with product MALLWVGAQAQAATVSVVLSSDNSVCGNNINGACSQNGSGTYDDFGSAWSTTNGASAVLTGVGSTSASFGIDAVTAVDDGGADVGQSNDRSTFANLNFDITLTVDVDNAGDTWTVDLAQSVLGLYGLNGDGTLSAVGNQDNGNAALSSITTVVDGSNYNFSATPGALSGNPSNGSSQSQAFSGSRGDLGVVGGIGDATFSVNIDLNLTALSNDGCSGTVCSSASGGEEAAVLFGLQDVMDQDVDNYSYWSRSIGPDGYTGTFTLNVLAIPEPGMLGLLVVGMAGLVAAGRRR from the coding sequence GTGGCCCTATTGTGGGTCGGAGCGCAGGCCCAGGCGGCCACCGTCAGCGTTGTTCTCAGCTCTGACAACAGCGTCTGCGGCAACAACATCAACGGCGCGTGTAGTCAGAATGGCAGCGGCACGTACGACGACTTCGGGTCGGCATGGTCCACGACCAATGGAGCCTCCGCCGTCCTCACTGGTGTGGGCTCCACGTCGGCGAGCTTCGGCATCGACGCCGTTACGGCGGTTGACGATGGCGGTGCTGACGTTGGTCAGAGTAACGACCGGAGTACGTTCGCCAACCTGAACTTCGACATCACCCTCACGGTCGATGTGGACAACGCAGGGGACACCTGGACCGTCGACCTGGCCCAGAGCGTTCTCGGCCTTTACGGGTTGAACGGTGATGGGACTCTGTCCGCGGTCGGGAACCAGGACAACGGCAATGCAGCGCTTTCCTCGATCACGACGGTCGTGGATGGCAGCAACTACAACTTCTCGGCCACGCCGGGCGCCCTTTCGGGCAACCCGTCGAATGGCTCGAGCCAAAGCCAGGCGTTCTCGGGGAGCCGCGGCGACCTGGGCGTCGTCGGGGGAATCGGTGACGCGACCTTCAGCGTCAACATCGATCTCAACCTGACTGCGCTTTCGAACGACGGCTGCTCGGGCACCGTCTGCTCGAGCGCTTCCGGCGGCGAGGAAGCTGCCGTGTTGTTCGGCCTCCAGGACGTCATGGACCAGGACGTAGACAACTACTCCTACTGGAGCCGCTCCATCGGGCCCGACGGCTACACCGGCACGTTCACCCTGAATGTGTTGGCGATCCCGGAGCCTGGCATGCTCGGCCTGTTGGTCGTCGGCATGGCTGGCCTCGTGGCTGCCGGACGCCGCCGCTAG